One Longimicrobiaceae bacterium genomic window, GGGGATGCGGCGCGCGGCGTCCACCAGCACGTCGATGAGGCCGTCGCTCAGCTCGGCGAAGTCGTGCGACTTCCAGTAGTTGCGCATGCCCGGCGTGAGCAGCGGGTCCAGCACCGTCTGCCACGCGGTGTACTGCGTGGGCCCCACCACGTCCGCGATGGGGTCGCCGAACGCGCGCAGCGGGCGGGACAGCGCCTCGCCGTCCTTGACCGGGCCGGCGTAGCACATGGCGAGCGCCAGGATCTCGCGGCCGTGCCACTCGGGCGCCAGGAAGGGCAGCGGCGGCGCCTTGCGCATCACGAACCAGCACACCAGCTCCTCCGGCGCGTCCTTGATGAAATCGCGGTAGAAGCGCAGCACGGCGGGCGCCTCGGCCAGCGGGTGGATCACCAGGCCGGCCAGCACCTCGGGCCCCACCGGGTGCAGGCGGAACTCGAACGAGGTGACCACGCC contains:
- a CDS encoding BBE domain-containing protein — protein: GVVTSFEFRLHPVGPEVLAGLVIHPLAEAPAVLRFYRDFIKDAPEELVCWFVMRKAPPLPFLAPEWHGREILALAMCYAGPVKDGEALSRPLRAFGDPIADVVGPTQYTAWQTVLDPLLTPGMRNYWKSHDFAELSDGLIDVLVDAARRIPDPQTEIAFALLGGAASRVPARATAYAHRDAQFVMNVHGRWEDPAADGACIGWARELFRNSAPFATGGAYMNFLTEDEGDRVAAAYGVNYPRLMEVKRRYDPGNLFRTNHNIPPAADA